One Clavelina lepadiformis chromosome 1, kaClaLepa1.1, whole genome shotgun sequence genomic region harbors:
- the LOC143460442 gene encoding large ribosomal subunit protein uL6-like, which translates to MKTIHSDQVVTLPDDVNVWVKGRIVTVRGPRGALKKNFGHLKIELSKVGPNSLKVEKWFGSRKDLACVRTVCSHITNMATGVTKGYRYKMRSVYAHFPINCNITDEGRKIEIRNFLGEKFVRKVDMRGGVTVTASPKQKDELIIDGNDIELVSLSAALIQQSTTVKNKDIRKFLDGIYVSQKTTIVQDTEGS; encoded by the exons ATGAAGACTATCCACTCCGATCAGGTGGTAACTTTGCCGGATGATGTAAATGTTTGGGTCAAGGGTCGCATCGTCACTGTTCGTGGACCCAGGGGTGCTCTTAAGAAGAATTTCGGTCATTTAAAG ATCGAACTCTCCAAAGTTGGACCTAACTCGTTGAAGGTTGAAAAGTGGTTTGGATCTCGCAAAGATTTGGCCTGTGTAAGAACTGTTTGCAGTCATATCACCAACATGGCCACTGGAGTAACAAAG GGCTACCGCTACAAGATGAGATCTGTATACGCCCACTTCCCCATCAACTGCAACATCACAGACGAGGGGAGGAAAATTGAAATTCGTAACTTTTTGGGTGAAAAATTTGTGCGCAAGGTCGACATGAGAGGTGGAGTCACTGTCACTGCTTCTCCCAAACAGAAGGACGAGCTCATCATTGATGGCAACGACATCGAACTTGTGTCTCTTTCAG cCGCCCTCATTCAACAGTCTACAACTGTGAAAAACAAGGACATCCGTAAGTTCTTGGATGGTATCTATGTGTCACAGAAAACTACCATCGTGCAAGatactgaaggaagttaa
- the LOC143470428 gene encoding inverted formin-2-like isoform X1 produces MMTKDRWRSAIVRVIENLREERNGHTDAWSNLENAEPELCIKLLYFPSVKNFSGLKNKIKCGSPEWIEEFLEKDGLRLLFASLERLSEEKETKNALVASLELMHCVGCIRAIMNCRRGLNYVISQQNCTRMLSAILVLDDVNLIVKKEVFELLAAMSIHSAEGRERAIDAMEYYKREKSQRYRFSVVISELENSVNLPYKAAVLTFINALVLATEPLMERIRIRNEFIGLGLLEVLAKLRKCFHRRVKSRDLKTQIDVFKMERLEDEEELIKASGINGVNLKDHEEVFSALFNKVSNTPQANELLTILQCLLHLDPQDPVSDIAWEMLNAFTQNLLKQIQEDGGINLKHHTSDAKFWSKLDDVKDCSVQTDIDDDDDDFVMREVEKDSSKAVTSSTGFITTPVSSLPVRKEPPPPPPPPPPPPPPPPPPPPPVGGIPPPPPPPPPIGGVPPPPPVPGAPPRGGTNPSTTVRRRSAEVPKPSAKMRKLNWKKLDKSKLKKRLDVWDSIEEEHSDIKPDYLLMQDLFAKQEKQKKKNKEKKPKQPKEISLLDSRRSMNISIFLRQLRKPNEEIINALKEGDRIMLTETRLRNLQKYLPTKNEIQLIRDFSGDRAALGNAERFFLLLSNVQYYQLRIEAMLSRESFEEDMSSLVPAISCIKKACKELLTSTKLQEFFSLMLKAGNYLNYGSYAGNAYGFRISTLTKLGDTKANKPRMTLMHFVVLEAETKYPALLGLSKELESVVKCKSISAQQVKEDADRVTDTISKLKKQVKKASDDVKKQFKPFLKDAELRISPFKNDLKEIEKLRVKLAEFLVEDVNKFQLDATFFLFTKFIEQLDEAREENKERAKLEEKRKKREMMRGITEVDGIRTTPAQPVQPKENLIENLLGEIRSGFRLRRLKKPK; encoded by the exons ATGATGACCAAAGATCGGTGGCGCAGCGCCATCGTGCGGGTCATCGAAAACCTGCGAGAAGAAAGAAATGGTCACACTGACGCCTGGTCCAATCTCGAAAACGCAGAACCTGAACTCTGCATAAAGCTGCTCTACTTTCCGAGtgtaaaaaacttttctggattgaaaaataaaataaaatgtggtTCCCCAGAATGGATTGAG gaatttttggaaaaagatGGACTCAGACTTTTGTTTGCATCTCTGGAGAGGTTatcagaagaaaaagaaacaaaaaacgcGCTGGTGGCTTCTCTCGAATTAATGCACTGCGTTGG GTGTATTCGAGCAATTATGAATTGCCGTCGTGGTTTGAATTACGTCATATCACAGCAGAACTGCACCAGGATGCTTTCTGCAA TTCTTGTTTTGGACGACGTCAACCTCATCGTCAAAAAAGAGGTTTTCGAGCTACTAGCAGCAATGAGCATCCACTCAGCAGAAGGCAGAGAAAGAGCGATTGACGCGATGGAATACTACAAG AGAGAAAAGTCTCAACGGTACCGATTTAGTGTTGTAATAAGTGAACTTGAAAACTCTGTGAACCTCCCCTACAAAGCAGCTGTGCTGACCTTTATCAACGCACTCGTGCTAGCCACTGAACCACTGATGGAAAGGATTCGAATAAGAAACGAATTTATAG GGCTTGGTTTATTGGAAGTCCTTGCAAAATTAAG aaaatgttttcatagaCGTGTCAAGTCTAGAGACCTAAAGACGCAAATCGACGTCTTCAAAATGGAGCGGTTGGAAGACGAAGAAGAACTTATAAAAGCTTCCGGGATTAACGGAGTGAATCTTAAAGACCACGAGGAGGTTTTCTCGGCTCTTTTCAATAAG GTGAGCAATACGCCTCAAGCTAATGAACTTCTCACCATTCTACAATGTCTGCTTCATCTTGATCCCCAAGATCCGGTATCCGACATAGCATGGGAAATGCTTAACGCCTTCACACAGAACTTGCTCAAACAAATTCAAGAAGATGGCGGAATCAACTTGAAGCATCACACATCGGATGCAAAGTTCTGGTCCAAATTGGATGACGTGAAAGATTGTTCCGTGCAGACTGatattgatgatgatgatgatgattttgTCATGCGTGAGGTGGAAAAAGATTCTTCTAAAGCTGTGACTTCATCTACTGGATTTATAACAACTCCTGTTTCTTCTCTTCCTGTGCGAAAAGAACCTCCTCCTCCACCCCCACCTCCACCTCCACCACCCCCTCCTCCTCCGCCCCCTCCACCTCCGGTTGGAGGAATCCCACCTCCTCCACCTCCGCCGCCACCAATCGGAGGAGTCCCTCCACCTCCTCCTGTACCAGGAGCACCTCCCCGAGGTGGCACCAATCCTTCAACAACTGTTCGCAGGCGTTCAGCTGAAGTTCCGAAACCTTCAGCAAAAATGCGTAAATTGAACTGGAAGAAACTGGACAAATCAAAACTTAAGAAAAG GCTCGATGTTTGGGACTCAATAGAGGAAGAACACAGCGACATCAAGCCTGACTACTTGCTCATGCAAGATCTCTTTGCAAAGCAagagaaacaaaaaaagaagaacaaagaaaagaaaccaaaacaaccaaaagaa ATTTCTTTGCTTGACTCCCGCCGAAGCATGAACATCAGCATTTTCCTGCGTCAGCTTAGAAAGCCGAACGAGGAAATTATAAACGCTTTGAAAGAAGGAGATCGCATTATGCTGA CGGAGACTAGATTGAGAAACCTGCAAAAATATCTTCCTACAAAAAACGAAATTCAGCTCATTCGGGATTTCTCTGGCGATCGCGCTGCTCTCGGAAACGCCGAGCgatttttcctcctcctcagCAACGTACAATATTACCAGCTCCGTATTGAGGCAATGCTGTCACGTGAGTCATTTGAAGAAGACATGAGCAGTCTGGTACCGGCAATCTCTTGCATAAAGAAAGCTTGCAAAG AACTACTTACAAGCACCAAATTACAAGAATTTTTCTCTTTAATGCTAAAGGCAggaaattatttaaattatgGTAGCTATGCAGGAAATGCTTATGGCTTTCGAATTTCTACACTTACGAag CTGGGAGATACTAAAGCAAATAAGCCACGGATGACTCTCATGCATTTCGTTGTGTTGGAAGCAGAGACAAAGTACCCAGCCTTGCTCGGTCTTTCGAAAGAGTTGGAGTCTGTGGTGAAATGTAAGTCTATTTCGGCACAACAAGTGAAAGAAGACGCAGATCGCGTCACAGACACCATTTCGAAACTAAAGAAGCAG GTAAAGAAAGCTTCTGATGAcgttaaaaaacaattcaagcCCTTTTTGAAAGACGCTGAGCTTCGTATCAGTCCCTTTAAGAATGATCTTAAAGAAATAGAGAAACTTCGAGTCAAACTGGCCGAATTTTTGGTCGAGGATGTTAATAAATTTCAACTGGACGCCACCTTTTTTCTATTTACAAAATTCATTGAACAG TTGGATGAAGCGCGCGAAGAGAACAAGGAAAGAGCGAAACTCGAAGAGAAAAGAAAGAAGAGAGAAATGATGAGAGGGATAACAGAAGTTGATGGAATAAGAACAACTCCCGCACAACCAGTTCAGCCTAAA GAAAATCTTATTGAAAATCTTTTGGGCGAGATCCGTAGTGGCTTCAGACTTCGAAGATTGAAGAAGCCGAAATGA
- the LOC143470428 gene encoding inverted formin-2-like isoform X2: MMTKDRWRSAIVRVIENLREERNGHTDAWSNLENAEPELCIKLLYFPSVKNFSGLKNKIKCGSPEWIEEFLEKDGLRLLFASLERLSEEKETKNALVASLELMHCVGCIRAIMNCRRGLNYVISQQNCTRMLSAILVLDDVNLIVKKEVFELLAAMSIHSAEGRERAIDAMEYYKREKSQRYRFSVVISELENSVNLPYKAAVLTFINALVLATEPLMERIRIRNEFIGLGLLEVLAKLRRVKSRDLKTQIDVFKMERLEDEEELIKASGINGVNLKDHEEVFSALFNKVSNTPQANELLTILQCLLHLDPQDPVSDIAWEMLNAFTQNLLKQIQEDGGINLKHHTSDAKFWSKLDDVKDCSVQTDIDDDDDDFVMREVEKDSSKAVTSSTGFITTPVSSLPVRKEPPPPPPPPPPPPPPPPPPPPPVGGIPPPPPPPPPIGGVPPPPPVPGAPPRGGTNPSTTVRRRSAEVPKPSAKMRKLNWKKLDKSKLKKRLDVWDSIEEEHSDIKPDYLLMQDLFAKQEKQKKKNKEKKPKQPKEISLLDSRRSMNISIFLRQLRKPNEEIINALKEGDRIMLTETRLRNLQKYLPTKNEIQLIRDFSGDRAALGNAERFFLLLSNVQYYQLRIEAMLSRESFEEDMSSLVPAISCIKKACKELLTSTKLQEFFSLMLKAGNYLNYGSYAGNAYGFRISTLTKLGDTKANKPRMTLMHFVVLEAETKYPALLGLSKELESVVKCKSISAQQVKEDADRVTDTISKLKKQVKKASDDVKKQFKPFLKDAELRISPFKNDLKEIEKLRVKLAEFLVEDVNKFQLDATFFLFTKFIEQLDEAREENKERAKLEEKRKKREMMRGITEVDGIRTTPAQPVQPKENLIENLLGEIRSGFRLRRLKKPK; encoded by the exons ATGATGACCAAAGATCGGTGGCGCAGCGCCATCGTGCGGGTCATCGAAAACCTGCGAGAAGAAAGAAATGGTCACACTGACGCCTGGTCCAATCTCGAAAACGCAGAACCTGAACTCTGCATAAAGCTGCTCTACTTTCCGAGtgtaaaaaacttttctggattgaaaaataaaataaaatgtggtTCCCCAGAATGGATTGAG gaatttttggaaaaagatGGACTCAGACTTTTGTTTGCATCTCTGGAGAGGTTatcagaagaaaaagaaacaaaaaacgcGCTGGTGGCTTCTCTCGAATTAATGCACTGCGTTGG GTGTATTCGAGCAATTATGAATTGCCGTCGTGGTTTGAATTACGTCATATCACAGCAGAACTGCACCAGGATGCTTTCTGCAA TTCTTGTTTTGGACGACGTCAACCTCATCGTCAAAAAAGAGGTTTTCGAGCTACTAGCAGCAATGAGCATCCACTCAGCAGAAGGCAGAGAAAGAGCGATTGACGCGATGGAATACTACAAG AGAGAAAAGTCTCAACGGTACCGATTTAGTGTTGTAATAAGTGAACTTGAAAACTCTGTGAACCTCCCCTACAAAGCAGCTGTGCTGACCTTTATCAACGCACTCGTGCTAGCCACTGAACCACTGATGGAAAGGATTCGAATAAGAAACGAATTTATAG GGCTTGGTTTATTGGAAGTCCTTGCAAAATTAAG aCGTGTCAAGTCTAGAGACCTAAAGACGCAAATCGACGTCTTCAAAATGGAGCGGTTGGAAGACGAAGAAGAACTTATAAAAGCTTCCGGGATTAACGGAGTGAATCTTAAAGACCACGAGGAGGTTTTCTCGGCTCTTTTCAATAAG GTGAGCAATACGCCTCAAGCTAATGAACTTCTCACCATTCTACAATGTCTGCTTCATCTTGATCCCCAAGATCCGGTATCCGACATAGCATGGGAAATGCTTAACGCCTTCACACAGAACTTGCTCAAACAAATTCAAGAAGATGGCGGAATCAACTTGAAGCATCACACATCGGATGCAAAGTTCTGGTCCAAATTGGATGACGTGAAAGATTGTTCCGTGCAGACTGatattgatgatgatgatgatgattttgTCATGCGTGAGGTGGAAAAAGATTCTTCTAAAGCTGTGACTTCATCTACTGGATTTATAACAACTCCTGTTTCTTCTCTTCCTGTGCGAAAAGAACCTCCTCCTCCACCCCCACCTCCACCTCCACCACCCCCTCCTCCTCCGCCCCCTCCACCTCCGGTTGGAGGAATCCCACCTCCTCCACCTCCGCCGCCACCAATCGGAGGAGTCCCTCCACCTCCTCCTGTACCAGGAGCACCTCCCCGAGGTGGCACCAATCCTTCAACAACTGTTCGCAGGCGTTCAGCTGAAGTTCCGAAACCTTCAGCAAAAATGCGTAAATTGAACTGGAAGAAACTGGACAAATCAAAACTTAAGAAAAG GCTCGATGTTTGGGACTCAATAGAGGAAGAACACAGCGACATCAAGCCTGACTACTTGCTCATGCAAGATCTCTTTGCAAAGCAagagaaacaaaaaaagaagaacaaagaaaagaaaccaaaacaaccaaaagaa ATTTCTTTGCTTGACTCCCGCCGAAGCATGAACATCAGCATTTTCCTGCGTCAGCTTAGAAAGCCGAACGAGGAAATTATAAACGCTTTGAAAGAAGGAGATCGCATTATGCTGA CGGAGACTAGATTGAGAAACCTGCAAAAATATCTTCCTACAAAAAACGAAATTCAGCTCATTCGGGATTTCTCTGGCGATCGCGCTGCTCTCGGAAACGCCGAGCgatttttcctcctcctcagCAACGTACAATATTACCAGCTCCGTATTGAGGCAATGCTGTCACGTGAGTCATTTGAAGAAGACATGAGCAGTCTGGTACCGGCAATCTCTTGCATAAAGAAAGCTTGCAAAG AACTACTTACAAGCACCAAATTACAAGAATTTTTCTCTTTAATGCTAAAGGCAggaaattatttaaattatgGTAGCTATGCAGGAAATGCTTATGGCTTTCGAATTTCTACACTTACGAag CTGGGAGATACTAAAGCAAATAAGCCACGGATGACTCTCATGCATTTCGTTGTGTTGGAAGCAGAGACAAAGTACCCAGCCTTGCTCGGTCTTTCGAAAGAGTTGGAGTCTGTGGTGAAATGTAAGTCTATTTCGGCACAACAAGTGAAAGAAGACGCAGATCGCGTCACAGACACCATTTCGAAACTAAAGAAGCAG GTAAAGAAAGCTTCTGATGAcgttaaaaaacaattcaagcCCTTTTTGAAAGACGCTGAGCTTCGTATCAGTCCCTTTAAGAATGATCTTAAAGAAATAGAGAAACTTCGAGTCAAACTGGCCGAATTTTTGGTCGAGGATGTTAATAAATTTCAACTGGACGCCACCTTTTTTCTATTTACAAAATTCATTGAACAG TTGGATGAAGCGCGCGAAGAGAACAAGGAAAGAGCGAAACTCGAAGAGAAAAGAAAGAAGAGAGAAATGATGAGAGGGATAACAGAAGTTGATGGAATAAGAACAACTCCCGCACAACCAGTTCAGCCTAAA GAAAATCTTATTGAAAATCTTTTGGGCGAGATCCGTAGTGGCTTCAGACTTCGAAGATTGAAGAAGCCGAAATGA